From the Lemur catta isolate mLemCat1 chromosome 1, mLemCat1.pri, whole genome shotgun sequence genome, the window ttatgctttatttttgtaatatatcAAAATACTGTATTGgtgaaaataaatagataacaaAAAACAATATACTTTACTTTCATGTTTGCTAAGAGACCCCACAAGTATGTTTGTGTTTATAATTCATTATAGGTGGAAAACAGATTGAAACACAACAGGCATGCACAATTATGCCACTGCTAAGGATTTCAGATTATATTTGTTCaagtttttcttaataaaatgggaacaacacATTGCTAGGTACACAGAAACATGATTTTGCTCTAGAGAATAACTGAACTGTGAGAAAGGCAAGTGCTTCCTAATATGCTTCTAGTGAAATAATGTCACACTAAGTAACAGTattatggtattttgtattttccaagtCTACGGGTCTAACCATAAAGTCTATTAagtcaaaaaaaacaaaataaaacacaacaaaacccaaacagaagataaaatgacaattttgttcccatatatgacagaATAGTATTAATaagtttttcaaatttctttactttttaactaAGTATACTTCTTAGGTtttttggcatttaaaattttttcattcagTGTCCATTGGCTCCTTCCGAGAGTATCCGAGAAGGTTCGGTAAATTTTGCAGTGAACAAGTAAAAAAGGGCTGGTGTAGGTACCAAAGCCAAAAGGGGCAAATCTTGCTCAAGTTTATCCACTCTGGAAATGGAGATTATTCCATAGGCATGAAGTAACCAGTGGCTGAAGAGAACAATAAGTCTTTTCTTTCTGACCAGAAGATCATAGCagttctatataattttataaaagaaagaaaagagaaagattatCAGGATAAATCAGCTAgataattcaatatattttaatttaaaatgtatcagtTTTCACACATGATCATAACTGCAAAAGCATAGAATGTTTGAACTAGAAAGGACTTAAGAAATCACCCAGTGCAGCtaccactttacagatgaggaaatcgaggctTCCTATGTCATACAAGCACACAGCAGCAGCACCACGACAAGAACCCATGTATTAAGTCCTAGCCTATACCACCGTTCACTCCTGGAAGCACTCTAGTTTCTTCTGAAAGATATAAACTAGATGGGAAACTCTTCATTACATTACATGCTTTCTTCCTGCCCACTGTAGCTATGGGCTTATAGGTAGTATTTGAAATACGAGGTACATAAACCCAATTTCCTTAACCTCTAGCATTCCTGGAATCTGTACCTGAATAATTAGAAGAGAGCAGAAATGATACATactctgattttcttttaatctttaacACAGCTCTATAATATGCAAAAAATTGGAAAGACcaaattaatataaaagtaatatctaaatgtgttaataaacacacaaaaatataatgtACAATAAGTTACTAActttcttttatcattaaatGGCTCATCAACTCACCCAGAACTAGGCTGTCTTCTCCTGTTTCCTATTTCTGATTCATATGTAGAGTGCTAATTGAAGTATGTGAACATTTTATAGAGGAGAGATTCACACGGGCAGAGAAATAAGTTTCAAGCTAATTTGGCAGTGTATAGCTCATTCCTAACCatggataaaacaaaaattcataaacctcattttattcaaatatcCAACTGTTTCCTCCCTCAAATCTTTCTCTAGAGTTGATAAAAGTACCAAAACTAACTTGCCTATCTTCTTTAATTAATCATATTGCAATGCTGATTAAAGATTACAAAGGAGAAATGAGGATAGTCTAGAGATGGAAAGAACTGAATAATCACCATAAAAACATTCTGCCTAGTTCCTGCACTATTGTTCTGCCTATAGTCAAGTGTTTTCCCCCTTTGCTCTTTCACTCATGTAACAGAAAAAGTGGCATCAACAGTACTCCAAAATAGTTTACAACTTATTTCCTTTGGGTTGAGCTTTTTTATGTTAAGAATTATGAAAAAGCGTGTATCTCATCAACTATAGTGGGCAGTTTAAGACAGGTGATAGGCACTAGATTAGCAACCATTAAGATGGAAGAGTACTGAGACCCCTTATACTTTTTTGTCCCTTTACAGTTGAGCCTCAAAATAGTTCTTAAATCACAgacattaatgtatttttaaaagcatttaaatgtaatacattaaaataaacagtaaatagCCACAGaattattctagaaataaaatttcagaagatTGCATGTGAACAAAATAATGTGCAAAAATacccattttaattaaattttaatgaatatatttttccctAGTTAGATACAGAGTCAAATATACTATTACTTCtcatttattattgaaatttttactAATAACTTAgctccttaaaaatataaatgtgatgaCATGATGTTCTATTCTACCCACAGACCTATAAATGaatcaaaatatactttttttttttgactaacagtattctgaaaataaagacatataaaataaaacaagcaaacaaaaaataattctttataacAGTGGCCCTCTGCTGAAACACTAAAAAGTTAGGGGCACAAAATGGATACCTCAAAAAAGGAACAGTATCAGAATAACATGGCTATTAATATTATCTCCAAATCACCaaaatattatagatattatGGGGTATATATAAACATGcacaatcaagaaaataaaattggggtaaaaaaatagaaatacacaaTTATTGATGACTCTGGTAGTGTTGCCAttgtaaaatagtttaaaattagTTCTATATATAGTAAAGCACTTTTAAGTTTCTCTCAAAATAGTGTTAATAGGTTTCAGCATTTCAATAAGTGTATGTTTGCTATGTGGATAAATTATGCgaaatgatttttcttcatcACGCTGAATAGTTGAACCTCACAACTTAACTATATCACTAATATCCCAAGGAAATATATAGTCTAGCATGCAACTTTTCATAAATTTAACCAATGAGCTAAAAGCTACCAAGTGACTTCAATTAGCCAAGGACTACTAAAACAGTTGCACCATATTGTTTATATCATACGCACCATTCTAGTTAATTGtcaaatgtctcaaaaaaatctttaacaaaggaaaaaaaagacgtCCTACCTCTATTTCAGAAGCCGACATGTACACAGCCAGAGTAACCAAGGATAACACTAATATAATATATGGGAAGGCATAATCTGAAAGGCAAGCATTGGTACTCGgttggaaattaaacaaattttctGAATAAACCATTACAAAATTCAAACAGTATAATTCTCCTTAGAGTTGAAGCCTTTTTCAACCAGTTCTGTGAGAGACTTAAGTGCTAAGGTTCCACAGCACGggtcagcaaatgttttctgggaagggccagatagtaaacagTTTCAGCCTTGCCGGCCATAAAATCTCTGTCTCAATTACCCAACTCTGCAGCTGTAGAGGGAAAGCGAAAGTGGCCATACACAATACATAAAAGAATAGCCATGACTGTGTTCCAAAAAATCTTTATGGACAGTAAAATATGAATTTCACAAAATTTTCATGTGTCAAGAAATAtaactcttgatttttttctttaaccattttaaaacataaaaactaacCTTTGTCAGCCAGGCTTTGAAGATCCCGGCCTTAAGGTATCATtgaacataaaaaattaacttatctCCTATGCATCTACAATGGTGCCAATTACGTATCAAACTtaggaaaattgagaaaatagttactcaaataattttctgtgttttgtggTCCAGATGGAGAACCTTGGTTGAAAAGGGTTATCTATAAGAGTAATTCAGCTTTAATTAATCGTTAGAAAAGTTCATTTATCAACAAACCTCAAAGGATAAACAGATCATTGAGTATTCTTAATATCAAAATTCTAGAAATTCCAACTTCAAATACAGTACAGTaataatattttaagcaaaatttcttaacaaaataccatttttctcttaaaatgctTCAAATTTATAGCACACCAAAATCAatggaaaaattgagaaaaaaataccttgaattatttttcatacaattcttttaaaacatcttcaGTTTATGAAACTACTAGTCATTCTACATTGCAGTAGAATCCATTTGGAACAATTTCCAATGTTAATTCAGGATGCAGCAGCCAGAAACTCTGCATTATCTACATAGGCCTGATTCCAGCTTATTAAAGAAGTGAATGATTTGTTTGACACTTAAAACCTTTAATTTTATAGACAGTGattaagccattaaaaaaaaaccatttaatttATAAGTAACTAAACAATGTTGCTAATGATATAAATTTAAGACCTGGTAGTAAAAAGctatataaagtaaaaaggaagaagaaaaagtatgtGGGAATAGAGGGAAGTCCTAGGCAGGAGGCAGGATTTAGAGTGGTTCTTAAATTCTAGTGTGTAAAACAATTTGAGATTTCGCGCAAGTATGTCTGGGATAGGGTCTGGGGATCTACATTTTAGTTCCCCTGGTGGTTCAGATGCAGATCACACTTAAAAACTGGCTTCAGTAAACTTCCAGGCAGGTAAAAGTTTATCCCTGACATCTTCCTACTCACTCTCAGTGTCTTTCTCTCTATACCCTCAATCCTCCCATACCTTAAGCTACAAGAAGCTTCCTGCTACTCTACTTTGCACAGACTTCCTATATCCCCTACAAACCCaaaattatctattttcttttttcttcaacattataaaattatgagTTGGTACAATAACCTCTGTGACTAATCTCAGCAGATCGTATAAGTTTATGCTTATTGCAAATGGGGTGATTCTCCCTATGAATGTGTTTTGAATGACCTAAAAACATCCAGTGTGGGAAAAGGCATTTTTCAATATAGGCAGCTAACTATAGGAAATAGAAAGCAATCTGTCTGGCAGTCTCCTTGGGTTAACTTTCCCAAgcttctcctccttttccctttcctccatTTTATAACCAAGAGGTTCTACACAATAGCACCACTGGATTTTAGAGCTGCCAATTCTTAACTCTTTCCAGCCTAGACAGCTCTCCTAACCTCCAGACTAATACAAACAACTACCTGTAAGCTTTTGGATATTCCATGAATACCAAAACCAAATTCACTTCTCCTCACCAACCTATTTGCTTCCTCAAATATTCACTTTTTATCCATCCACCAGTTTCTAAGTCAGAGAGCTACCTTATCATACCCTCATCCTATTTCCTCAACCCcttatatttaatattacctAGCTTACTTAACTCTACCTCTAAAACAGCTCCTCATACCCAGTGTTTCTCTACTGTAGGGCGGGCAAACAGGTTTGGTTTACTGCAGCATCTCTTAACTACTTTCCAGGTTCTCTTCCCCTGCCAATCCATCTTCCACAGCTATCAAGCTATATTTCTACAATGCAAATCTACTCTCATGTCACTCTTCTGCCTAAATCTTTTTAAGAGTAGGCCCCTATTCCCTAGAGCAAGAatagcaacctcaaatgcctacAGAGGCTAGCCAGGCGTGTATAACTGCAGTGGCCCAAATCTCACGGGGAACCAGGGAACAGTAGGAGCTAGAGGGAACTATAGATTTTCAAATACTGTGGAGGCCAAATGAAACAGTTTATCTGTAAACCAAAATACGGGGAACAACAGACCCCTGACTAGTCTCTAATATTTCCCTTGGCCTTACCCTTAGCTCCAACTTTACCTTGAATGAAATTATATTCCCAAACTATATTACCAAATTACATTACCAAGCTACATTACTTGCATAATGATACCCAGTCCTTCCCACTTCCTTTACGCCAGAAGACTTGGCCTTTGCACCCTGGTAGGCTCCATATAAAGGATGGTATCTAACATTCTTGCAATGCTCAATGTCACATATTAAAAAGAACCATACTATGTTTTCTCAGCTATTTATAGCTTGCCTGCTTTATCTTCTAGTAGTATGTGAGACTTTTAACGTgacttttccttattcttttaagTCACAGTTCAGTCTACATGGTTACTGAATAATAGTTATGTTAAAATAAAGgatattttgaggatttttttggCTGTATCTAAAAGGTTTTCATAAAGGAACTTAGAAACCTGAGATTCTACTTAataataaattgtatatattatcaAGACTAATTTCcaaatactttcaaataaaaaccagtgtttactttttattatatacgtaggtttttaaaattttttaatttggttatgAGCTTCAAATGTAACGAATTCTCTAAATAGAAATCAGTTTTGATTAGCTGCCACTGATTTTGTGAGAATTTCTACTCCAagaaattcatgatttttttataatactGATTATATGttttagtaaaaatatatactaaggTTTATtttcaaggattaaaaaaaactatttaaaaaaaagctccaaagttaaattcagagaaaatattattacatataataataaatatttcatggacTTTACTTATCAAACTTACATAAAAGGCCTCCACCAACTGCCTGAAGCACGGTTAAAATTGGGAAGAAATAAAGTGCAgcataaatacttttaaatcgATCCGACTTCCCTAACCCACATGCGATCTTCTTCACCAGAAGAGGTCGGAGCAGCATCATTAACACCAGGCAGAATGCATAATAGATAAATACGATGgtgtatctgtaaaataaaataaagactttgtaacatcaaaaatatgttttaaaaatgcttttatccTTGATCATGTTTAAATCAAAGATCTGTTGccaaatttttgaaaaactttttacAAAACAGTTTAAAAAGCACATTAAGTCCAAACCTATTGGACACTCAGATTGGTGTAAGGTTGGCCAAACAGACTCCCACATACTGCTAGCCAGGGTACAATGGTTCCTTTCCTAGGCAGTTTGGAAATATGCatcaaaaatcctaaaaatgtttataacctttgatccagcaattttacTTATAGAAGTTCAGCATAGGGAAACAATCAGGGATGCACAAAAAGCTATCTATATGACGATTTTTATTAAATCACTTATAATAAAActcaggaagaaaatattcaacaataGGAAACTGGTTACATTTTATAGTACATTCAtactggaatactattcagccgtTAAAAATCTAGTTATGAAAGAGATGTTAACAACAAAAGTAACTGTGCCTAATATAGTAAGTGACGACAGGTCACAAAATGCCATGTTATAGTATAgcattaatattctttaaaatgtaaatatacacttgcagaaataaaactagaaagacAATTTTTAGCAGTGGTTATCTCAAGGAATGGAATTACAGATTATTTTACTTGACATgttctttttctatgtttttgaaaTGTCCTGTGGCTAGTTACACTGGCTCAcaccagcattttgggaggccgagggggggtTTTGGTTTAAAACCCACCTAGGTAACATATagaaaccccatctctattaaaaaattttaaaaattagccagggatggtggcatgcacctttaGTCCTAGCAAGtctagaggctgaggtgggaggattgcttgaatccaagagttcaaggttacggtgagctatgatcctgccactgcacttcaACCTCAGTAACAGAGTGTAACGCTgcctctaaaacaaaaaaacaaacgaaAAAGAAATGTCCTGTAAtgtaattcttcttttttaaatgtaatttttataatcaggaaaaaaaaagttgtgaaaaGAGCTGTCACCAGACTATAGTTTCTAGCATTATATTTTGAATGGGATTTCAATATACACAGAACTTCTTTTTCGTAAGTATGTTCTATAACTTCTATAgcttttctgtaacttttttttcatcagtattttcatgtcatttttacTATCTTACTACTCACATCCTCTCTCTATACAGGGGAAAGTTCTAAGAAGTACCGGAGTCATTTCCGATTTCAGACCATGTGCTTCCTCCCACATAGCATAATGATACCATATTCCTGTGCTCTTATGATGCTTTTAGGTCCAGTTCTATACTCTAATGCATTAGTACATGTTTGAAATCTTGGGTGATGAGTTTTTTGTCTTGTTATGCCACCTGCTACCAACAtcaacagaaaatgaaatctgTTCAGTCCCACAACTTAGAGTTCCTTAAGAGCTACAAAAAGATTACTCTTACTCAGGAGGAAACCATCATGTGTTACCTCTCCTAATGAACTAGGAAACTAATCTCTGGAAGTGGAAAACtgtttcccacccctgccctctaCCAGAAGACCTCATCTTCCCCCCTTTCCTCTTTTCAATCCATCCCCCCTACACATTGAGATAGGATAACTCCAACAAGCTAAAGCTAATTTTTGCTACAACAGTAATAACTTCTCACTTTCAATAACTCATCCTTAAAGTTTAATAATGTAAAggttattttttgtattaataggAAGTTATAATGATAGAAGCTTACATGTTTTTCCATGCCTCATCCACATGAGTTTCCCCTCAAAATTATAATTATCAGTAAAGTACCATgatatttttcaggttttttttttttttttttttttgagacagagtctcactctgttgcccgggctagagtgagtgccgtggcgtcagcctagctcacagcaacctcagactcctgggctcaagcgatcctactgcctcagcctcccgagtaactgggactacacgcatgtgccaccatgcccagctaatttttttctgtacatatttttagttggccagataatttctattttttagtagagacgggttctcactattgctcaggctggtctcgaactctcgacctcgagcgatccacccacctcggcctcccaaagtgctaggattacaggcgtgagccaccgcgcctggccagatatttttcagtttttaaggaACTAGCTATATATATCACTTGGAAAAACAGACTTCATTTCTGGTAATTCTGTGCCATTACTTTTTGTTgacttgcaaaagaaaaaaattactatgaaTTTTGGTAGCTCAGTCTGACCATATATTTAAGTttagaatggctaaataaataatatgtataaaccCAATGCTATAAGATACTATAatatctcataattttaaaaaatcattatttttataattaaaaaacaaggcAGGCAAGCTATTCCACAATAACTATTGGTAaaattgccaagaaaaaaaaagaactatttaaTTCAAAGACAGTGAATAGATGGAAAATTTCCTGATCAATGTAGTTGTGTGATGATTCTGACTGACCAAGAGTGCTGTGGACAAGATTCTGAAGTGACACCCACCTCAGCAAGAATAAGTGCTATAAGAAATTACACGTTGGCTATTCTGGGTACAGAATGAGGGCTGGGAGCACCTATTTGCCATCActaatcttctatttttttatcctcCTACTATAGGCTTTACAAACACTacaataaacaatataaatgtgaCTATCCAAAGatgaatctgattttttttcaaataaaatgactttataaCTTATTTAAATATGATATCCCATTCACTtaagttttctattaataaataggaCCAGTTTAAACTCTATAGGTCCCCAGGACAGCATATGACAATAGAGTAATTGAAACTGAGGATTATAGCTCTATGAATCAACAAAGAGGACACTATCAGTCTTTAATACAgtcttttacatataaaatatagttatataaaaaataattacaggactTAATGGCTGGCAGGTAGAAAAGGTTTTTATATCTCTGTATCTAGatcttgtttttgaaaattacatttttacatatatgcatatgtatgttttTGATGCTTTACCATGATGAACTTGCTCAAAAAGGACTAATTTCATTGAGCATATTATGTAATAGAAACTGGCTACAACTATGAGAACATAAATACCAGACTTTTCTCTTATGCctttaacaagaaaaatatatcaaaatgaatACCAACAATTTacagaatttctaaaaatgaaacagtCTGAGATAACAATACACAGAATCTTatgaatttgatatttttaacaaaatattcttaTAGAAATTACATttagttggggaaaaaaaaaccagaaagaataCTAACCCAAGCACTCTAATAATGCCAGCTACAATAAAGTACCTCCTGTATGTAAGGCACTGCACATGGTATCTGATGATGTGTggattcatttaatcctcacgacatCTTATAAAGTatcattatacccattttaccaatgggaaaactgaggttaCAAGAGGCTGTTAACATGCTCAAGATAACAGCAGCTGACAgacctgggattcaaacccaagcctGTTTTTGTCTCTAAAGTCCATGAAATCTATAAATAAtctaaagagtttttaaaaaatgatcttaaGTTTAAATAAGTACGTACAGTGGATAGACAGCTTCATGAGTACAGTGCACTGTGGTAACGTAATCTGGACTTGGGTTGTAAAGCATCGTGTACCAATCAGAAAGCATCAATACTCGACATGAATGGATATAAAGAACTCCGACTGGATCACTCACAAGTAAGGTGATAATAGCTGCCATACTGCATTCAAATAACGCAGTGATGTGCTGGAAAAGTGCACTGGAACTAGAGGAACAAAAGAACAGACGCACGATtaccagaaaaatttaaatttttaaatggctttaataaaacatatatatgtttcaAGATATggattctaaaaaaaattttaactgaaaaatcTTGAAACTAGAAAATCTTCTAAATAGATTAGAAAAGCCAAACATATATAAGAACTACTCATAAAagtataaacttattttttaaaaagggataataCTCATCCAGATAACAGTATTATCTAACCTAAGAGCAGAAATCAGATCTACCTTACATCTTTAGTATCTTGCCAAATTGTTATTAAATTTCCAATTATcctaatataaaaaatacatgacaGACGATATGTAACATACATTCATTGTAAAGTATAATAATACATCAAACATTATAAGCTCACCAAACCCAATAACTAGAACATGGTCAACAATTCACTTCTCTGTTCCTCCCTTTCATACCTCTATCTCTGAACTGGTGGTAACTATATACTAAattgcttttatatctttttctaaaCAGTTTTTACCCCAATTGTATTTATGCTTCAAAACTACTgtttagttttattcatttttgaatgcTAGGCAACACTGCACTTAATGCAAATGATCCCTGATTGATAAATTACATCTTGACTGGGCAGAACTATAAATGAACTACGAATACCTGATGAAAACAGTGTGGTTTGGCTTTCCTGAGTTCAGTGATTCTCATGATTGGCATGTCCCTTGTAAGATTCCAGAAGCTACACTTCTAGAGTTGGCTCCTCTAGGGCATAAGACTTTAAGCCTGGCCAACTCCCACACCCATCCAATGTGGGTCTCATCTCCTTCCACCTGAGCTGATGTGCTTCAAAAGCTATTGCTGACAAGTAATGTGTCATGCTGCCCTCCTGGTAAGCTGAGTTGCTGCCAAGTAGCATGACCTGTGGTAGTCTCATGAGTCTGAATGTTTAATCGAACCTAGGAGGATTCCCAGTAGGTATTACAAATACAGCTTCTCATTTTATGCTCGGTGTCTCttaacatatttcatattttccatcttcttctttctcagtgCTAcatgccattatttctttatatgtagTTTTTTCTAGTTCACTAATTCTATTTTCAACTGTTTAATCTGTTGactaccattttttattttggcaagtataaattttcatttctaaaagtttcttttttccctcccaccAAATCTGTCTGTTTATTCCTTACAATCTCTTGTTGACTGGACAGCTTTGTGACTAcatccttcatttctttatgGGCAGTAGTTATATGTTCTGGTAGGTGAAAGTTCATTATCTGTAGTTCTTTGGGCGTGTAAATATATTGTTTGTTGTGTCTACCAATAAGTCATATTGCTTATTTAGTAATCATTGACTATGAGATCATCACTAGATCTTAATGAACAAGAGTCTTATGGGCCTAAACTGAGAATAGGGAAGGAAGCTTTCTAGCAAAGATTTGCTGCTTCTCCCAGCAGTCATGGCCACCACTACCTGGGCTTCAAGCCCCTGAGGGTCTAGGGCTAGGCTTAGCACAGGCTGCCCAAGATTCAGTATCCAGATAGCACTGCTGCTATCAGCAATTAACCTCCCAATTGCCTATCTTGTCATGCTGATCCACCTCAgggtgggtttgtttgttttctgacaGAGAACATTTCTTAGAAATCCCTGCTACCTCCAGTGGGACTGGCAACTTCTCAAATAATAAGTCTTTCCCAGACTTTAGTTATTTCATGCAAATGGCTCACCTGGAGCTCCTAATTAGCTCACATTGTTGGAAGCAGAACTCCTGTGCCATTTTACAAAGATGAAAAcattgaatacataaataaacatttatattttcataatatgtaATCTGGCATTTTGCTTCCTtgtagaatttatatttttagaggcAAAATCCCAACTTCATTATTTCTTGCCATGACTATAGTAAACTTACTAGTCCCTTTTCATCATGCTCTCTTTCAATCTGTCATCAGTCACAtgatcttttataaaatgaaatctgaTTCTAAAGCTCCCCTTATTAAACTACTTCTAAGTCCATTCTGCCTTTCTGGAAAAATATTCCTCACAGGCATCACCTCCTACACCTCTTGGCCATGCTAAATTACTAAGTTCCCTTGCGGCCCCGCATCGCTCTCCACCTCAAAACACATTTCACATATCTGTGGATCCTTCCAGTTCAGCTCTGGGGTTATCCCCAGGTTTTATGAGCACTTCTTAAGATTTTTCCAGCCCAAATCATTCCTAACTGTAAGTGCAATGTCCCAGGAAAATGCAACTGATGGCCCTTGTGTTCCTTGCTACGAACTTCCAAGACAAAGCATAGTTGTACAAACTACCTCTTTTTAAACCCACCTCCTTTCCTGCCTGAGCAGTGGTCACTCCTCTGTTCTACCCTCAAACCAACCTCTACTCTCTACTCTAAGTCTCTCCCCCAAAACATATCTGATATTTCAATTCAAATGCATTTGGTGAGGTATGTCTCTATGTTCCCCATCTCTTCTCTATTTTGGGCTGAGAAGTTCCAGACAATTAACTGAGCAAACATTCTATTTTAGCTTTAAGTTTATCACATCTCATCCTCATCTTTCATCATTCcataacagaaattaaaagcatGCTGAGA encodes:
- the LOC123648498 gene encoding JNK1/MAPK8-associated membrane protein isoform X1, encoding MAVDIQPACLGLYCGKTLLFKNGSTEIYGECGVCPRGQRTNAQKYCQPCTESPELYDWLYLGFMAMLPLVLHWFFIEWYSGKKSSSALFQHITALFECSMAAIITLLVSDPVGVLYIHSCRVLMLSDWYTMLYNPSPDYVTTVHCTHEAVYPLYTIVFIYYAFCLVLMMLLRPLLVKKIACGLGKSDRFKSIYAALYFFPILTVLQAVGGGLLYYAFPYIILVLSLVTLAVYMSASEIENCYDLLVRKKRLIVLFSHWLLHAYGIISISRVDKLEQDLPLLALVPTPALFYLFTAKFTEPSRILSEGANGH
- the LOC123648498 gene encoding JNK1/MAPK8-associated membrane protein isoform X2 is translated as MACLGLYCGKTLLFKNGSTEIYGECGVCPRGQRTNAQKYCQPCTESPELYDWLYLGFMAMLPLVLHWFFIEWYSGKKSSSALFQHITALFECSMAAIITLLVSDPVGVLYIHSCRVLMLSDWYTMLYNPSPDYVTTVHCTHEAVYPLYTIVFIYYAFCLVLMMLLRPLLVKKIACGLGKSDRFKSIYAALYFFPILTVLQAVGGGLLYYAFPYIILVLSLVTLAVYMSASEIENCYDLLVRKKRLIVLFSHWLLHAYGIISISRVDKLEQDLPLLALVPTPALFYLFTAKFTEPSRILSEGANGH